A part of Cervus elaphus chromosome 11, mCerEla1.1, whole genome shotgun sequence genomic DNA contains:
- the LRATD1 gene encoding protein LRATD1, with amino-acid sequence MGNQLDRITHLNYSELPTGDPSGIEKDELRVGVAYFFSDEEEDLDERGQPDKFGVKAPPGCAPCPESPSRHHHHHHLLHQLVLNETQFSAFRGQECIFSKVSGGPQGADLSVYAVTALPALCEPGDLLELLWLQPAPEPPAPAPHWAVYVGGGQIIHLCQGEIRQDSLYEAGAANVGRVVNSWYRYRPLVAELVVQNACGHLGLKSEEICWTNSESFAAWCRFGKREFKAGGEVPAGTQPPQQQYCLKVHLADNKVHTARFHSLEDLIREKRRIDASGRLRVLQELADLVDAK; translated from the coding sequence ATGGGCAACCAACTGGACCGCATCACCCACCTCAACTACAGCGAGCTGCCCACCGGGGACCCGTCAGGGATCGAAAAGGACGAACTGCGGGTCGGGGTCGCTTACTTCTTCTCGGATGAAGAGGAGGACTTGGACGAACGCGGCCAGCCGGACAAGTTCGGCGTGAAGGCCCCCCCTGGCTGCGCCCCGTGCCCGGAGAGCCCCAGccgccaccatcaccaccaccacctgctgCACCAGCTGGTCCTCAACGAAACTCAGTTCTCCGCCTTTCGGGGCCAGGAATGCATCTTTTCCAAAGTGAGCGGCGGCCCGCAGGGCGCCGACCTGAGCGTCTACGCTGTCACCGCCCTGCCGGCGCTCTGCGAGCCAGGCGACCTGCTGGAGCTGCTGTGGCTGCAACCCGCGCCGGAGCCGCCCGCGCCAGCCCCGCACTGGGCTGTGTACGTGGGCGGCGGGCAGATCATCCACCTGTGCCAAGGCGAGATCCGCCAGGACAGCCTGTACGAGGCGGGCGCGGCCAACGTGGGCCGGGTGGTGAATAGCTGGTACCGCTACCGCCCCCTGGTGGCCGAGCTGGTGGTGCAGAACGCCTGCGGCCACCTGGGCCTCAAGAGCGAAGAGATCTGCTGGACGAACTCGGAGAGCTTCGCCGCCTGGTGCCGCTTCGGCAAGCGGGAGTTCAAGGCCGGCGGGGAGGTGCCGGCCGGCACGCAGCCCCCGCAGCAGCAGTACTGTCTCAAGGTGCACCTAGCTGACAACAAGGTGCACACGGCCCGCTTTCACAGCCTGGAGGACCTCATCCGCGAGAAGCGCCGCATAGACGCCAGCGGCCGCCTGCGGGTACTCCAGGAGCTCGCCGACCTCGTGGATGCCAAGTAG